The Vigna angularis cultivar LongXiaoDou No.4 chromosome 6, ASM1680809v1, whole genome shotgun sequence genome contains the following window.
tccagtgtttcacgagagaactaaacatatagaaattgattgtcattttgtttgggaaaagttattgtcaaaagaaatatgtaccaagtttgttggatcaaatgaccaacttgcagatgtgttgaccaagtcattaaggggacctcagattaagtttatttgttccaagcttggtacatacaatctgtatgctccagcttgagggagagtgttagaataattactgATACATATCATCATTAAGGCTAGTCTGCTAGACCAGTAATGAGTAGTACCTAGTTCTGTACCTAGAGGTCTAGTGCAGACTCTTGGTGTTTCATGTACTCTtgctttttcaatatatatagaagataatGAGAGAGATCTGTTAAACcctcaagaatatatttttatcagtttttaatctcaagtcatataaacaagtttttatttcctaaactttatttaatattattgtttcaaaaatatttttatcttgaaACCTAATCACCATTCTCAATGtttgatattaatttattaaaggtACCACCTTattgaacaaaaacaattataGTCGTGATCaatgtgaaaatatttaatcttgCTTATAATTGAGCCCGGTAGTAATATAGCATTGGAAAAAGGATAGGTATCATGGTAAAAATATAAGATGTGTCTGTGTGTATTAGTTCTGTAACATATAAGTATAAACGGAACAGAGACAGTAGCAAGTTGCATCAGCCATATGAAAATGGTAATCATAAACCAACGGAAGTCAAACAGCATGATCACATATTAGAAATTTTCTATAAcaacataaaaggaaaaagaatagATATATTGTTCTATCTACAATCTGTCTCTTCGTTGAATATACAAgattgaaaagaagaaaataaacagaAGCAATCAACAAATCACACCCACAACAGGTCTGTTGACACATTCTCTGCAGTGGTTTGAATTTCTGTCACACTCGTATGCACAATTGGAAGCaatccaataaataaataagttggCTTTCTGGTTTACCTTTTATGGATTGTAAccaatttaaaatcaatttgacTCAGTTCCACTCAAGTTATCAAAAAAGCTTGATACTTAAAAATTGTGCTTTATCTTTGCCACCATGTCAAGAACAAATTGCTCATTCATTGCACTCCTTGAACCACAGTTTTCTCGGCAGTCGGTGGATAAGACAATCTCCTAGCTTTTGAATTGCCTTTTGCATTGGCAGAAGGAGGAGTCCCTTTTGCAATGGCTAAAGAAGGTTTAACTGATACAGGAGTTTTTGGTGGTGTGTTCTTATCCTTCTGAACCTTACTTGGCTGCTTATGTTGAGTTTTCTCTGGGGTGACAGATAAGCCGGAGATGCGGCTTTCCCAAGGCCGAGCAGCAACCCACCGTTCCTTCCAGCTCCAACCCCAATTAGCCTTGCTAAGTTCACAACTACCTAGCAGTTGGCTCTGACTAGAGTTGGCCCTCCACTGATATATGATTCATAGTATATGCATGTCATTATCAGTTGGATAAGGGAATAAAAGATATTGAGACATTCCTAAGACTCAGAAACCTACCTGATGGGAAAAGGCATATGCCATGGCTCTTTCGCGCTTAACTGCTGCTTCTTCCCTCTGATGTATCTTTCCAAGGATTTCCTCCATGGTTGCAGGACCACCAGACCATTCAACCTGTAATTTATGCTATCTAGTGCTCAGAACAAGACTGACTGAATTAAgttcaaataatattatgtatCTAGTGAAATATTTGTCCAGTGTAAACTTGATAGTAATGTTAAGTAATGTTCTATAAATATTTCACTTTGCAATTTAACTTAAAGCAAAAAGTGCATACAGAAGGCAACACTCCAGGAAGAGAAAAAATTTCCCAGAAAAGTAGAGACAACTAATAATTTCTCAGCACTATGAAATAATCGAGATAGCTAAAATACGTCAACAGGCTCTTCATCAAATAAACAGATAAAAATTCAGATTCAGTTAGTGGTGGCATTGGAAGTAGATATGACATTTTTTAACCAACATGATGTGACAGTTGACGGGTAACTTTTCACTTAAACATGGTGTTAGAAGATCGATCTAAGCTCTGTGGGTACGAGAAACTTTTAGGTTCACAAAAATggctttttaaaaaaaaattaagattgaaaCAAACTTAAGAAAATGACGGCAAGTTAAAGATTACCTCCAGATCATGAAGCTTTGCTTCCAGTTTTAGTTGAGACTCTAGTTTCTTCCTCCTGATCCTGTCTTCTGTTACCATACATATTCGACGATCTCTGATCTCGGCTTGAATCTTGCTCCATGAGTGAAGGTATGTTATAGCTGTACTGGCTTGCTTTTTAACAGAGAAACCCTCTGTTAAGATCTTCAGTTTTGAAAATCCTTTCACGCGCCGTAAAGCCTTTCTAGCCTGGACAGTTTAAAAGTCAGAGTTGCAAAATAAACACTAGTCAAATATACTAACACATGTTTGAAATATAGTCACAAACCTACATCTGAAATACTCTAATAATAATCATCAGCAAGCACATTAAGACAAAAATCATCAAGAGTTGATTTTAAGAGGATAGTAAAAGATTTACCAATTCATGTTTGTTTTGAAGAACTATATCATGcagttatattttatgaaaaggaaaaaggtgTCAAGACAGATAAAATGTCACTCTTCGCTCATAAACAATAGGAGAATCTACAAAATCCAATTTGCACGTAACAATATGAAAAGAAATGAATCTCCGATGTAACAAACATTTTAGTTTTTGTGAAAGCGTGAAAAAAGGGTCCATTGAACCCTTGCCATCCTAACgtattaattaaattctttagcacttaattcataaaattaagaACACAGCAGATTTGATTTAATGACATTTTGCAATGTCCTTCACATCATGCAATGCAGTAGATATAGCTTGAATGATACCACTAGTGTGGGCAATCATTGTGATTTAATTCCACAGTATTATGTACACTCtgcaatatttttgtttttctgtaaACAAAAACTCAGTAATCATACATCCCTTTGATGTTCTCAGAAATCTGGCATACAAGAAATACAATAACGGTACACTAGTACATAAGCATCGACAatggaaaaaagaaacaatatatACAGAAGTATGATTACTAAAGATGCTCAATAAAAAAGAACCTCTGCAAATTTTTCAACTGAACAAACCTTATAAGCTCGGAATGCAGTCTGGATCCTTGTTGCAGCAATAGTTTCAACTGACACCCCAGCTGAGACAAGGTTTTCACTTTTAATACCATTTGCTAAATCACTAGACTCTTTCCCGGTATAATTGTTTGACTTTGATGCATTTAGTTTCTCTTGAGCTAAGATACCCTGTCCCAAATTGTGGGTAGACAGAGAGAAATATTCTGGTTACAATGGTTCATGGAAAATATCTTGAAATACTTGATAACAAAAATGGTATTTCTGCAGCCTAACGTAAACAAAGCAATTAAGTTTTCGTAAACAACATTACTGTACATGATAGGCATGATCATTCCAAACTCAGATCAAAAACTGTTTAAAAAATAACCACATCAACTTGGAGGTGTGTGTATTGCAGTCAGAAATATTGAATGACCTTATAGTTTATAGAAGGCTTATAAACTAACTAATTTATAGCAACAAAGTACTGGACAATATGCTACtcatttaaattatagaaaaggaCTTAAGATTCATTTTCGTAACAactaaatgataataataagttattttCAGCTCCTAAAGAGTTAAACTTATACAAGTacttatatcaaaataaatccAAATAAGAAGTAAATAAGTTCTTCCAAATAGACCCCGACTCGGTTTAGAGCCAACTTACTACAGTTTTGTCCTTTATGAAATGAGAACTGCAATTACAAAAAGGCTTCTCTCTATATCATGTGGTAAATAATTTAAGATAAAGGGGCATCAAAACTCAAATTAATTCAATAGTTCAGGAAAATAATGGAGATACAGAGGTTTAAAATCAACATATTGACATTCTGCAATATAATCCCTACAAGGATTAGAAAAAAAGACTACAAGTGATAGGAAGTACATTGTACCTTTGCTTTCTTTGATCTGCCTTGTTTTGATTTTCTTAAGCTAATTATTGTCTTAAACCAATAGCCTGAACCCATTCTTGATGTGAAGtaacttatttcaaaataagataAACCCTGTGAATATATCAAACATTAGCATCTTATCTCACCCTCCATTAATACACATTTAGCATGTTGTTCTTAATTATAAGAGATTCACACAAAACAAACCCGACTAAGAAGATAAACGAAGGCTTTATACAGTTAGACACTTAGACTTCTAAACATTAGtatatatgtaaaaatacaCGATTTAAAAGCTTGATAAGGGAATTTCGCGCGAACGTTGTTTGTAATAAAGTCCAATGCATATATTATATTCAACCAATGAAAGATTATGTCACAAATATAGTATGGTATGGATCGGAACGGCAATCACACTATGATCAGAAAAGCTAACACAGAATTCCAGACACTACAAAAAGAAAGCAGTAAATTGCACATATTGAATCTAAATGTAATGAAAATATAAGACATGCTGTGCGAAttgataaaaagaagaaaacataacTCTTTTTTGCATTCCCAGAAATAATACGAGCCATGTCAGCGAAACTTAcaagagaaataaaaagaaactgaTAATGTGATATACCAAAAAGAGCACATAAAAAACATAGATCAAGAACTCAACCTCTGGAAAACAAACGGGGAATATGTCCAAAATGAACATTGAAATGGGTTTCCCAGCAtgacaaaaaaagaaagaaaaatgaaagtggGGCGAGAATGACAGACGTACCAGAGAAGTTCGAAAGGA
Protein-coding sequences here:
- the LOC108341135 gene encoding protein IQ-DOMAIN 9 isoform X2; this encodes MFILDIFPVCFPEGLSYFEISYFTSRMGSGYWFKTIISLRKSKQGRSKKAKGILAQEKLNASKSNNYTGKESSDLANGIKSENLVSAGVSVETIAATRIQTAFRAYKARKALRRVKGFSKLKILTEGFSVKKQASTAITYLHSWSKIQAEIRDRRICMVTEDRIRRKKLESQLKLEAKLHDLEVEWSGGPATMEEILGKIHQREEAAVKRERAMAYAFSHQWRANSSQSQLLGSCELSKANWGWSWKERWVAARPWESRISGLSVTPEKTQHKQPSKVQKDKNTPPKTPVSVKPSLAIAKGTPPSANAKGNSKARRLSYPPTAEKTVVQGVQ
- the LOC108341135 gene encoding protein IQ-DOMAIN 9 isoform X1, with the translated sequence MAIHISHPPFILLLPLSLSLSLSSFSPFLPLYFYTNISFSPTPIAPLPLQETKGVSFRTSLGLSYFEISYFTSRMGSGYWFKTIISLRKSKQGRSKKAKGILAQEKLNASKSNNYTGKESSDLANGIKSENLVSAGVSVETIAATRIQTAFRAYKARKALRRVKGFSKLKILTEGFSVKKQASTAITYLHSWSKIQAEIRDRRICMVTEDRIRRKKLESQLKLEAKLHDLEVEWSGGPATMEEILGKIHQREEAAVKRERAMAYAFSHQWRANSSQSQLLGSCELSKANWGWSWKERWVAARPWESRISGLSVTPEKTQHKQPSKVQKDKNTPPKTPVSVKPSLAIAKGTPPSANAKGNSKARRLSYPPTAEKTVVQGVQ